One part of the Oncorhynchus clarkii lewisi isolate Uvic-CL-2024 unplaced genomic scaffold, UVic_Ocla_1.0 unplaced_contig_449_pilon_pilon, whole genome shotgun sequence genome encodes these proteins:
- the LOC139394681 gene encoding zinc finger protein ZFP2-like, whose product MSSLSYSPPDKEEEVCWTEKEGLGLNIVVKEEKEEEDVTIQKQVEGEAFTVKQEEKGVSVKEEEDAFRVKEEEDVTVKEEEEEKEEDAVFGVKEEEGEMTVTSKKEEETGYLGPVSQTHLKASNGSNDEVSHKMVLKNRSLINTRERRDSCGSSGEPQQHHEADEAEKSLSTSEHLKKHQQRPTGKKSHHCSDFRKSYSRSYSLKVHQRIHTGDRTYRCNQCGKRFAHLKTLVLHLRIHTGEKCHSCSDCGKRCTSLVTLKIHQRIHTGEKPYSCSDCGKRFFWSGHLKSHQRIHTGEKPYSCDQCGKSFTQSNNLISHQRTHTGEKPYHCSDCGKSFSRTDTLRVHQRIHTGEKRYSCSDCGRRFFWSGHLKSHQRRHTGEKPYSCDQCGKTFTQSSNLIAHRRTHTREKYHSCSDCGKRCTSLVTLKIHERVHTGAKCYSCDQCGKSFTQSNNLISHQRTHTGEKPYHCSDCGKSFSRSDSLKRHQRTHTGEKSHSCAQCDKRYSDKRSLIKHQKIHT is encoded by the exons atgagttcactaagctactctcctcctgacaaagaagaggaggtctgctggacggagaaagaaggtctggggctgaacattgtcgtgaaagaggagaaggaagaggaggatgttacaatacaaaaacaagtagagggtgaggctttTACCGTGAAACAAGAAGAGAAAggcgtttcagtgaaagaagaggaagacgcgttcagagtgaaagaggaggaggatgttacagtaaaagaagaggaggaagagaaagaggaggatgcagtttttggagtgaaagaggaggagggggagatgactgtcacatcgaaaaaggaggaggaaactggatatctgggcccggtttcccaaacgcatcttaaggcatccaatggttctaacgatgaaGTTAGCCATAAGATGGTTTTGAAAAACCGttccctgattaacacta gagagagacgtgactcttgtggatcctctggggagcctcaacaacatcatgaagctgacgaggcagagaagagtctctccacatcagaacacctcaagaaacaccagcagagacccacagggaagaaaTCTCACCACTGCTCTGACTTTAGAAAGAGTTACTCAAGATCATATTCACTAAAAgtacaccagagaattcacacaggagacagaacatATCGCTGTAATCAATGTGGAAAGAGGTTTGCTCACTTAAAAACACTGGTATTACACCTGAGAATACACACTGGGGAGAAATGTCACAGCTGCTCTGATTGTGGGAAGAGATGCACCTCTTTAGTAACTCTTAAAATACATCAAAGAATccatacaggagagaaaccttatagctgctctgactgtgggaagaggttTTTTTGGTCAGGACATTtaaaatcacaccagagaatacacacgggagagaaaccttatagctgtgaccaatgtgggaagagttttactcagtcaaacaacctgatatcacaccagagaacacacacaggtgagaagccttaccactgctctgactgcGGTAAGAGTTTCTCAAGAACAGATACACTAAGAGTACACCAGAGAATCCATACAGGAGAGAAACGTTatagctgctctgactgtgggaggAGATTTTTTTGGTCAGGACATTTAAAATCACATCAGAGaagacacactggagagaaaccttatagctgtgatcaatgtgggaagactTTTACTCAGTCAAGCAACCTGATAGCACACCGGAGAACACACACAAGAGAGAAATATCACAGCTGCTCTGATTGTGGGAAGAGATGTACCTCTTTAGTAACACTTAAAATACATGAGAGAGTCCATACAGGAGCGAAATGTTATAGCTGTgaccaatgtgggaagagttttactcagtcaaacaacctgatatcacaccagagaacgcatacaggggagaagccttaccactgttctGACTGCGGGAAGAGTTTCTCCAGATCAGATTCTCTAAAaagacaccagagaacacacacaggagagaaatctcatagctgtgctcaatgtgacaagagatactctgataaaagatcactgattaaacatcagaaaattcatacatga